In Rhodanobacter denitrificans, a single window of DNA contains:
- a CDS encoding cold shock domain-containing protein, protein MRTHGTLTQWNDDRGFGFIAPAQGTEEIFVHVSAFPRDGIRPRIGELVSFEIDLRGDGKKRAVRIMRPGSRTRSRPARRMQSTTTRQGTFAMIAGLLMLAASSWYGYSRFATDRTQPPAPAARAIQTLPIAPAQAFTCDGRTQCSQMTSCAEATFFIKQCPGTQMDGDGDGKPCESQWCGGSWAD, encoded by the coding sequence ATGCGCACCCATGGCACGTTGACCCAATGGAATGACGATCGCGGATTCGGTTTCATCGCGCCGGCGCAGGGCACCGAGGAGATTTTCGTGCATGTTTCCGCCTTTCCGCGGGACGGTATCCGCCCCCGCATTGGCGAACTCGTCTCCTTCGAGATCGACCTGCGCGGCGATGGCAAGAAGCGGGCGGTACGCATCATGCGCCCCGGCAGCAGAACAAGATCGCGTCCCGCACGCCGGATGCAATCAACGACAACCCGCCAAGGCACATTTGCCATGATTGCCGGCCTGCTGATGCTTGCTGCCAGCAGCTGGTACGGCTACTCGCGGTTCGCCACGGACCGCACTCAGCCACCTGCTCCGGCAGCACGCGCGATCCAGACACTGCCTATCGCGCCCGCGCAAGCCTTTACCTGCGACGGCCGCACCCAGTGTTCCCAGATGACCTCATGCGCCGAGGCCACCTTTTTCATCAAGCAGTGCCCGGGCACGCAGATGGACGGCGACGGCGATGGGAAGCCTTGCGAAAGTCAGTGGTGCGGGGGTAGTTGGGCCGATTGA
- the rhuM gene encoding Fic family protein: MNETSNEILLYQSADGQRVEVQLRGDTLWLALNQIAELFGRDKSVISRHLRNVFKDGELERFSVVAKNATTAADGKTYQVEYFNLDAILSVGYRVNSVQGTRFRQWATKVLREHLNARHNDERFEANARELTAMLQLVGRAAQSPELRLDTSRGLLNIVSRYAQTFLLLQRYDEGLLAEPAAQPGGTLPSMAEARAALADLKANLIARGEATALFAQERGDAFDALMGNLDQSVFGEPAYPTVEAKAAHLLYFVIKNHPFSDGNKRSGAFLFVDFLNRNGRLLDAVGIPVINDIGLAALALLVAESDPAQKDTMIRLVMNMLAMPRVV; encoded by the coding sequence GTGAACGAGACCAGCAACGAGATCCTGCTTTATCAGTCTGCCGACGGCCAGCGCGTCGAAGTGCAGCTGCGCGGCGATACGCTGTGGCTGGCCTTGAACCAGATTGCGGAACTGTTTGGCCGCGACAAATCGGTGATTTCTCGCCATCTTCGCAATGTATTCAAGGATGGCGAGTTGGAGCGATTTTCAGTTGTTGCAAAAAATGCAACAACTGCCGCCGATGGCAAGACCTATCAGGTCGAGTATTTCAACCTCGATGCGATCCTGTCGGTGGGTTATCGGGTCAACTCGGTGCAAGGTACGCGCTTTCGTCAGTGGGCCACCAAGGTGCTGCGCGAGCATCTGAACGCCCGCCACAATGACGAGCGGTTCGAGGCCAATGCGCGCGAGTTGACGGCCATGCTGCAGCTGGTGGGCAGGGCCGCACAGAGCCCGGAGCTGCGGCTGGATACCAGTCGCGGACTGCTGAATATCGTCAGCCGCTACGCGCAGACCTTTCTGCTATTGCAGCGCTACGACGAGGGCTTGCTGGCCGAGCCGGCCGCACAACCCGGTGGCACGTTGCCATCCATGGCCGAAGCACGTGCTGCGCTGGCCGACCTCAAGGCCAATCTCATAGCTCGCGGCGAAGCCACCGCACTGTTCGCACAGGAGCGCGGAGACGCGTTCGACGCGCTGATGGGCAACTTGGACCAGAGCGTGTTTGGTGAGCCAGCCTATCCCACGGTGGAGGCCAAGGCGGCGCACCTTCTGTACTTCGTGATCAAGAATCACCCGTTCAGCGATGGCAACAAGCGTAGCGGCGCATTTCTGTTCGTGGACTTTCTCAACCGCAATGGCCGCCTGCTGGATGCGGTCGGTATACCGGTGATCAACGACATCGGTCTGGCTGCACTGGCCTTGCTGGTCGCCGAATCCGACCCGGCACAGAAGGACACCATGATCCGGTTGGTGATGAACATGCTGGCAATGCCGCGAG